The genomic interval AGGTAGCATCTCCGGTGGTTCAGATTGAGCACTGGGTTAGGAGGCCTAACATACACTTATGGGCAAGTCACTTACCTCCCCGGGCCTGTTCTTTGCCCTGTTGCTGCCTCTGCTCTCATCTCATCACCATCCCCACAGCCTGCCTCTGCCCTGCATCCCTGGCACAAACACTGAActcttccagggcttccctgcccTGTTCCCCCACAATCCACCCACCCCTGACTGTCCCCCCAACAACATGGGGAACTGCTGACCTGGCCATTGTTACAAGTGCTCCTATAAAAAtcatctccctttctcccttctcctccaagGCCAAGTGTTAAGTCACGggcagctgggggctggggagcaggTGGGCCAGTGGGGAGGGACCACCAGCCCTGATGGAGCCTCAACAGGGGGACCGTGGCACCTGAGGGTCTCTGGGAGGGACACAGTCAGCAGCCAAACCCCAGgctccttttcttccttgagaAGAAGGCAgcctctagtcttccccattctacaAGCACTTTGTGCATTTGGAGGCCTTCACTCTCCCAAGCTGACTCCTTCAGATCCATCCCTGGCCTCCTCCTGATCCGCAGGGCCAGCCCAGTGGCCAGCGAGCTGCTGGGCCAAGCCTGACCTTTGGGCCTTATATGACATTATCCTTGTTGCCATGGTGATGGTGGCCTGGCAGCATCTTCTCATGCGACATAGGCCTCCAGGCTTGAGGTTTTacaattttctctctttaaaaaaaaaaaaaatttaactcttTCCACCCTGCCCCCCCCTTAACAATGAGGAGAGAAAGTAATGactgagcttaaaaaaaaaaaaaaaacacgaaaaagaggaagaaacagagagaggaaaatggaGCCAGGGAGataaaaggagggaagaatagTCACAGATGGGGAGGAACAGGGTCAGAACCAGTGAAAGAATAGAGAAAGGTCAGCCCAGCCTGagattcaaaaatatattaagagTCAGGATATCTGAGAAGGAAGCTGGAGAAGACCGGGGAAGggaggctgggggttgggggcagtgGCCGGGTGGCAGAAAGATACAGCCAGACGGAAGAGCAGTCTTGAGCAGCCAAAGCCATTTGTGACTGAAGACAAGCTCTCCTGCCCCAGACAGGATACAACAGTTGGCTGGGGCCACTGTGACGCAGAGCTGGGGCACATGGACAAGGGGCAGTGCCAGGGGCAGCCCAGAGTCCCCACAGCAACGGGACCCAGTGCTCCCAGGGCTTATAAATAAACAGACATGTGGGAAACGCACATTCTTTCTCcaagaaatataatttatgtttacagccagtttttttttttctttttctcttcctaaagAAAACACCACCATGTGGGGCCCCCGCCCCAGACAGTGTCCCTGAGTGGCCCTGGCCCTGGGCCTTCCTCCCATTATTGCTTGGATGGGAAAGATCTGACCCTGGGAACTGCAGAGCAAAGCTTCATTCCTCACCCCCTGGAGGCTGTCCTGGTGACGGAGAGGAGGCACACAGGGCTCGTCCCCTGCCCCACGCCGTGCCAACCACCCTGACGCTGCCCATTTAAGGGAATGGAGAGTCCAGGCGGTGGCTACACAGGAGCAGCCGCCCAGAGCAGAGAGCCTCTCTCTTGGTGCAGGAGGCCCTGGAGGCACAGTGGCTTCTTTTCAAACCTGACAGCTGGAAGGCTCAGGCCGTGGGGAAGGGAGGGCCTGTTCTCTTTGCAGCAAGATTCCGCACACAAGCTGGgagaagagaacagaagaaaaggCAGGGGCAGAGACCTTGCCTTCTGGCTGACCCCctatccccaccccttccccacaaAATTTAGGAGGCCTGGAAGGTATGTACCATGAGCCCCGGTGGAGGGGCAAGGGCAGCTGTGGTGTTTGGTCCCCAATCCCCGGCTCCCACACCTGTCTGtccagggcacaggctccagCTCCAAGCCCCCTGCCCCTGAGCCAGGCCTTCTTCTGTTCGCACTTCTGCCTCATGCAGGCATGTGGTCCACCCGAGAGGTAGTGGCTCCTGCGCCAGAAAGGGTGGACCTAGGAGATCCAAACTCCGGTTGGAGGTGGGGGCCTTGGGCATCCAGACTCAGCCCAGGAGATGATTCCGTGGTCAGTGGTGACCCTGGTTCCAGGAAGAAGCTGGTGCTTTTATTGTGTTGTCAGTGACTCTATCAGGGGCCAGAGGAGCTATAGGTGGAAAGAGCTGGGGCTTCTTGGCCTGACGACTGCCCAGGGACCAGCCGGGAGGCAGTCTTCTCATCACCCTGGAATGTCTGAAGATGGctcccaggcctgcctgtccctgGCAGTGTGCCCAAACTgacccctcctctgcccccaagtAGGGACCCACCGTTCCCACAACCTTCCCGGAGCCCCTCCTCCCAGACTGGCCAAAGCCCATCGTTCAGATCACAGGCTCAGGTGCCCAGTCCTGGAGCTGCTTCCAGGGCACGGAGGCTGTCGCCGGGGGcccccagagcctgggagctaccGCCCCCTATGAGCAGgtcttcttcctcttcatcatCAAAGACCCGCGCTGGGCGCCTGGGCGGCGGCCGGGGCGTGGGCTCGTCGCGCTCGGCCATGCGCTCGACGGCGCCCTCGCCCACAAGGAAGACTGTGTCGGCCACGCGGGGGGGGCCAGTGACCGGGTTGTGGTCGTAGGAGAAGACGCGCAGGGCGCGCAGCGGGTGCAGGTCGGGGAAGCCGCCCAGGCGGTTGCGGTCTAGGTCGAGGATGTGCAGGCGGCCCATGCGCAGCAACGCGGGCGGGAATTCCTCGAAGCGGTTGCCGTAGAGCCAGAGGCCGCGCAGGCCCGTCATGCGCGGCAGCTCCGCGGGCAGCGCGCGCAACCGGTTGTCGCCCATCTGCAGCGACTGCAGCGCCACCAGGCGCAACAACGGCCGCGGGAAACGCCGCAGGAAGTTGCCCTCGATCCAGAGGCAGCGCAAGCTCTGCAGCTGCGCGAAGTCGGCGGGCAGCGCCAGCAGCCGGTTGCTGCCCAGGTAGAGGCGCGTGAGGCGCGGAAGGCGACACAGGCCGTCGGGCAGGCGCTCGAGTTTGTTGAAGTCGAGCGCCAGGATGCGCAGCTCGCGCAGCTCCTCGATCTCCTCGGGCAGCTCGCGCAGACCCGTGCCGCTCACGTACAGCTTCTGCAGGCGGCTCAGCGCGCACACGGCGCTGGGCAGCCGCCGCAGCCGCCTCCCGCTCAGCTCCAACTGCTGCTCGCCGTTGCGCAGTTGCTCCTCAGCGTCCGACGGCAGCTCGTCCGGCGTAGACTCGGCGATGCCCATGGTCACCAGCCCCGGgcggggccgccgccgccgcccggcaTCGCCCCGCCCTGGCGGCCCCTGGGCCTCCTAGACGGGGCCGAGGCCGCGCTGGCTCCGGGGCCCCCCGCCCCGGCCTGTCCCTGCTCCGGAAGGGAGGCCGTGCGGGGCGGGGAGGAGGCGCCCCCCTGGGGCCCCGCCGAGGCGCGCCGCGCTCGGCCGCCCGCCCTCCGGCCTCTGCCGCTCCCTCTGCTGGAGACCGACTGGTTTGGGTTAGCGCGGATTCTTAGCTTGGAGACCCGTCGCCCTGGCAACCCCCGACGCGCGCGCGGCTGCCAATGAAGCGGAAGGAGGGCGGGGTGGGGCCAAGGTGCAGCTGAGTTGGGTCCTGGAGCTCCGGCCCGCGGCCCGCTTTCCCACCCGTCGGGCGCCGGAGACAGCACTAACCCAGGGAACCCAAGAACCGCGCCCCGCAAGCCTGGCTCCGTGCCAACACAAACCCGACGACTGACGCTGTCTACGCTTCCAGCCACAGCGAGCCGCTTCGTGTGCGGTTTGTAGGCGCCCAGAGCTGCAAGTCCGGGAAGGAAACAAGGACTGAGGAAATGCCGGCGCGCGACCCAAGACTCCGGACAAGTGGCTCTCCAGCAGGGACTGAGAGGCGAGGTCAATGCCCGCCAGCGTGCGTGTCCAGTCTTCCCGCTAGGGTCACATTAGGGGAGTAACTCAGAACAGTGCTCTTTCTGGGCTCTTTCAGGGTGGGTCGAGGATCTGCGGGGACCCAAGCTTGGCTCCGTACCCCTCCCCGCCCGGTACACCCTCAGCGCGCCGCAGGTTCCGGGTTAGTGCACTCACCCCTTCTGCCGAGTTCCTCCAGCTGTGCTTAAGGTCGGTGGGTAACTGCGGTGGACAGAGGACTGGAGCACACGAGCGCCTTTGAGCACCACAAACGGTGACCACACTCGTTCTGTAACGCTTCCTTTTGCACACGCTCTCACCAGCAGCCTTTTTGCCCCTGACTTCCCTCCTACTCCAAGCCCTCCTGCTAGAGCTGCCAGCAGAAACACTCCCTCTGGTTTATTGCCAGCCTGTCATGTGCCCAGCACTGTACTAAAAGCACTGCGTTGAATCCTTGCCACAAACCTATGAGGTAGGTACCCTCACTGCCCCgattttaaagatggagaaactgaggctcagagaggtttgaCATGAGCTGGGTGACTtgcttggggcttccccggtggctcaactgtaagaattcgcctgcagtgcaggggattcaggagacacgggttcgatccctgggtcaggaagatcccctagagacgggcatggcaacccactccagtattcttgcctgggaaatcccatggacagaggagcctggtgggctacagtccatagcgtcgcacagagtcagacaggactgaagtgacttagcatgcacacatgcacgggtgacttgtccaaggtcaccccGCTGGCTAGTGGCTGGGATTTGAAACCAggcaggggactttcctggctgtccagtggttaaggctggcgcttccattgcagggagcgcaggttccattcctgattggggaactaaaatcccgcaTGCCTCACTGcttggccaaaaataataataaataaaaataaaaccaggcaGACTGCCTCTCCAACTTGTTTTCTTAaccatgtgtgcgtgtgtgtgctcagtcgtgtctgactctctgcgaccctatggactgtagcccgccaggctcctctgtccataggacttcccaggcaagaatactggagtgggttgtcaattccttctccagggtatcttcccaacccaagggtcgaacctatgtctcttacatctccttcattggcaggcaggtttttaccactagtgccacttgggaagcccctcttaGGTACTTATGGGATTAAGAATGCCTTTGTCATCAGAGTTAGAGGCTCTGCCATGAGAAAATTCATGGTCAGAAGTGGAGTCGTTTCCATTTATTGGAGTAGTCTTAACCATGTTCCACTCCAATAAATGGAAACGACTCCACTTCTAACCATGAATTTTCTCATGGCAAAGCCTCTAATTCTGATGGTTATTAATCCCGTTGGAAAGATGAGGAAAGTGGCCCCAGAGGGATTAGGCAACTTGCTGAAGGTCACAGAGTGATGAAAGAATACAGTCAGGGAGTCAAGTGTGTAGGCTCCAAGCCTCCTCCATCCTGCCTTCCCATGTGACTGGTGTGTTGATAACTGGCTGAgtgacttctctgatggtccagtgggtaagactccatgctcccacaggttccatccctgttctgggaactagatcccacatgctgcaactacgagtttgcatgctgcaactaagacctggcacagccaaataaatgaaatagtaaattaaaaaaaaagataattggcTGATGGGACAGACCTCTAGACTGCATCTTGCCCTTTGACCCATCCCATTTTTTCCCACTACAGGCAGGGCAGGAGGCCAGTCCAAGGGCAGACAGCAGTGGCTGATGCAAGAAAAGGATGCAAACCACAAGCCCTGAAATATAAGCTGGGTGGGGCAGGCACGCTTGTCTCCTTCCCTGCTGGCACAGGGTCTGGCACATAGTGGTGGTTCAATGAGAAttgtcaacattttaaaagatgaaggcAAACCTTACATACTGTGAAATGCCTAGGCCATAAGTATACGGTTTGGTGAGTTCTGACAAATGTAAACACCGTGTAATATTTCCATCACTCAGAGTTCCCTCCTACCTGCCTCTTCCAGAcaatccccatctcccagaggCAACGGTGATCCTGACCTCTATCATCATGGATCAGGTTTGCCTGctcttgaatttcatataaatagaattattccgtgtgtaccttttttttttttttttggtcctggcATCTTTTGCTCAGATGCTTGATATCTATGTGTTGGATAAGGGAACAGAAGGGCAGAGCAATAGCAGTTGTAATCAGCTGAGGGATGTCACGGGGCAAACAGATGATGGAGAACACAGAGGCAGGTGTTGCTCTGAGCCAGGAGCTAGCTGCCCTGGAATGAAGACTAACAAGATCCGAGCTGAGTAGAGGAACCAGGCAGAGGATAAGTAGGGCTGAGATACCAGATCTGGGATGGAGGAGGATTCTGAGCCCCAGGCAGCAGGATTTCAAGCTCCTTCTGGATCTCCCCTAAGCCCCAAACCAACTCTCTCCCTTCTACTCATTTGGGAGAACTTCTGGGAAGAGCTGACACCTCAGAGACCAGAAAGCTGAGGAAAACCCAGCCAGGCATCTGGGACAGGAAAGAGCGCCTCCCCATCCACCCCACCTCCTggtgccacccccacccccgccagcagCTCCCCCAAGGGAACATTTGCTGCGGAGGAGGGGGCCCAGCCAACCCCCCTCACCACATGCTCGGGGCTGGCACTGCAGCACCAGGCAGCCCTCTTGGGCTCTGCCAGCACTGGCAGGACACCCAAGCCCCTGCCACCCCAGCCCCGGCCTTGGCAGAGCTTCCTGGGCTCAAGGGTACAGGGGACCAgccctctcctttctttcttgctCTCGGTAGATGCTGTACCTCGcctcccaccaggcccttctcAGTGGGGAAAGGTAAAGCGCGCTGTCGTTCTGGGCCCACGCAGGCTGGCAGCGGGGCAATCGTGTTGATGAATCACGCCGGCGCTGCGGGCGCCCAGCCCTTGTCGAGGCGTCACTAATGAATTAGCTTCAGCCCCAGCACGGGGCCTCTCAGCCTTTTCCCACTCCCCCGAAAGGCAGGAAACTGAAACCTGGGAGCCAGGAGGGGCTCTGACAGCTCCAGGAATTCACCCAGACCCCAGCCAGCCCCTCTGCCCACACGTGCTGGAAAAATGTCCAAAGGCCAGGCCCCTCAGGCCCCCTGAAACAGTTTCTCCAATTCTGGTCAGGAGCTAGAACTGTCCCACCCACCTCCAAATccattgtgttgtttgtttttttttaagaaatttttgaaaTACAGAAAACGTACAGAGCTTTCTGGGATAAACACCCCTGTGCCCAGAATCCAGCGCTAACAGTTGCTCACACTGTGTCACACTTGCTTTATATCtagtttcttttaaataaaaggaagaaaactgcaCATGTCATGTAGAAGTCCCCTTTGTTGCCCCTCCTGTGCCCCCACAagcaccccagccccctgcctcaCTGACCCTGCCACGACCTGTCTGGTTCCTACCCCCACCATCCCATGTTccaaccccccacctccccctcacctcccaccccccatctTTGGAGCCAGGACCTCTGTGGCTGATGGAACTTAAATAAGATAAAGGAATGTTGGCATCGTCTATTCTTAGAAAGCAAGGCTTTGAGCCTATTAGAGCCAACCATGAAATGCCAGCCCTGGGAGTATGCTTGGTACATCAGAAGATCACAGGTTCTGTTAAGAAGCCAGGGACCCTCACCCCAGAAAAGTGCATGGAGGCAGGAACTAAATGACACTTACAATTCCCATGGTTCCTCATCTCCCGAGGGTCTAGTCCAACTCCCTCATTTGGCCAAAAAGGAAGTGACAAGTCCTTTGTACCATGGCCCACTCCCTTTACCTGTACCAGCCAGAACTTGAGTCCTCACCATCATTCAGGTTTCATTCAACAACCATGAAGCCCCTGCTCATATGCCCAGACACTGCGGATGGCTATGCATGTGAacctgagacaaaaaaaaaaaaaaaaaaccctgccttTGTGAAACTTGCATTCCTATGAGTGGAGATAATTAACAAACTGCATTTGAATATGTCAGGCAATAGCCAAGTTATAGAAGAGCTAAAATAAGAAGAGAGGACTGAGGACCCCACTTAAAACAGAgtggccagggacttccctggtggcctgatggttaagaattcaccttccaatgcaggggatgtgggcttgatccctggtcagtaaATTAAAACTTCATATACGTTGGGGCAACTAATCCAAGATGCAGATACCAGAGAGAAGCCTGGACTCCCCAGAGAAGAGCCTGTGAGCCTGCAATGAAAGACTCCTCAGGTTGCAAAGAAGACCCAATGCAGCttacataaacacataaataaataaatatcaaagtgaaaaacagaaataaaaagtaaaaacagagtgGCCAAGGAGGCCTTGGTGGCAGGATGGCATTTGAGCAAAGACTGGAAGGAGGAGGAACAAATGAAGCAGACAGATGTCTGAGGAAAATaggttccaggcagaggggatGGCAATGCCAAGACCCCAAGGCAGGAGTGTGCCTGGGCGTTCTGGAGCCACAGAATGCCCGCAGAGCAAGGGTGGGTGGGGCTCGGCAACAGATGAGGACAGAGAGGAAGGGACAGGGCAGACCATGGAGGGCTCATGGCCTCCTGTGAAGGCTTTGGCATTGACCCTGGGTGAGAGCTCCTTGGGGactttgagcagaggagtgacatgATTTGACACACATTTTAACAGGATCCCTTTGGCTGCAGCTGCAAGAAAGATGTGTGCCAGTGCGGCGtagggggaggaggcgggggagGAGTTTATGTTGCTCTCACCCCTCCCATCCAGTTCTCGGCCACAAAAATGATGATGGttaccatttactgagcaccccCGGGTTTTCTGATTTACCTTTCTCCACACCTTGGCCAGGCAGGTACCTGccctacagatgaggaaaacagatTCAGAGAAGTTATGTAGCTTGAACACggtcacacagctggtcaggGGCAAAGGCAGGATTCCAACCCAATCCATCTTATTGCGAGCCAGGCCTCCCCCCACTGTATCTTGTTGCCCCTCTTGGCTGTGGGAAATCAGAAGAACCACCCAGGATGCCCAAGTGCTTTCTCCCACCCTGCCGACAGCAGAAAAACTTCCAGGACCATCCTACTTGGAGATCTTGATTCCAGGCCCTGGGGTTCAGTGTTTGCCCAACTGGGGGTGTCCTAGAACCCACAGTGCTAgtctcagttcagatcagtcactcagtcgtgtctgactctttgtgaccccatgaactgcagcacaccaggcttccctgtccatcaccaactcccggagcctgctcaaactcatgtccatccagtcggtgatgccatccaaacatctcatcctctgtcatccccttctcttcctagtGCAAGTCTAGGAACCCCAGAACAAGCTGGAGAGGGCCAAGCAAAGAGGCCCGTAGGGCTGTCATCTGGGCTCAGGGTTTGCCTGTTAGCAAATCCCAGGTAGTCTCTGGCCCCTCACTGGCCCAGAACTTTCTCTAGACAAACAGACTCACAAGGCTAGCCCAGCCTCAGCCTCTGAGCATCTGCTCCCCAGGCTCCCTGGAAACTAGAGCCTAGATATACCCTGGAGGATCATTTTCCCCTGAAACAAGAGCTCTGAGAGTGACCTGCCTGGTCTGTTGAAAGCTGAGAGTGTCATTTTCCATTCAGtagccacccccacctccacaaaCCCTCTTCATCTctcccaaggacacaggagctGGAGCAACATGGCCAAGAGAGTGAGGCTGACTCAATGGCCAGGGCCTTGCCTCCACACTGTGGATGGAAACCTGACCAAAGTAATGGTTCTAGTAGGTTCCACATTCCAAAATGACTTCTGAGCACTTCCTTCCGAAATAGGCCACAGTGGTCACAGCTGACTGCTGCCCATATGTTAATACCTTCCTAGACCTGTGGCCAAGTGTAGGTCCAATCCTTTGCTCCAAGACTATAAACTCAGCTCCCAACCATGACCACCAAGGACTAGCCTGTCTTAGTCCCCCTCCCTGTGGTGGGGGCTGTTGAGGGTCACCAACTTCTGTTTTTTCCCACTTCTTCCTGAGTTCTCAGGCTGATGGGATGGGGCCCTGGGATGAGCCCTGAGCCGATGGATGTTGGCAGAATTGACACATGCCACCTCCCTACACAATCGGCCTCTCTTATTTTCTGCAGTGTCAATGGTGGAAAGGAATTGGATCCCCGAGTCATTACTTGGAAATGCAGTCTCTGATTCATGTTAGACTATGTAACAAATaaggaatacatttttaatatgtttagcCATTTAGAGGTATAGGCTGTTTGTTACAGAATGCACCTGGTCTAACACACTTCCTCTCAGTTTCTCAAATGCACCAGCTTCTTTCTACCCCAGGAGCTTTGCATGTGCTGGTCCATCTTCTTCCCATTCTCCTTGCCTCGCACTGCTTACCCTTAAAATTTCAGCTGAAACCTCCCACTCTCAAAGAATCTTCCCAGATCCTTCAGAACACAGGAGTCAAGCCCCGATGTTACAGATTCTTCAGCTCCCACATTTCTCCTTCAAAGTACTTATTccaattataattaaataaataattaactgTGAATTAGTTGAAGTctgtttcttccctggtggctaagaaagtaaagaatctgcctcacttcaggagacctgggttcaatccctggattgagaagatcccctagagaagggaatggcaacccactccagtattcttgcctggagaattccatggacagaggagcctgacaggctacagtccaaagagtctcaaagagtctaaAGAAACTGAGTgcaaagagtcgcaaagagtctaaagcaactgagtgactaacacttgcactttcctCTGTACTAAAGATATAAGATCCATGAAGGTGGAGACCTTGTTCATGGATGTTCCATGGTGCTCAGCCCCATACCTACTGAACGaacatgtgttgaatgaatggatgggaaGTGTCCCTCCCACAGGATCCCTGGGGCCGTCTGTCCTGACTTGAACTACTCACCCTCTCAGAACCTCAGTTCTCACATCTGGAGGAAGTCCCAAACCGTGGTGGAATTGCGGGTGGGgaagaagtgggaggaggggagctAGGGACAGCTAGATTACTTGGGCCAGGCATAAAATTTAAGGGGGCACCAAAAAACTCAGTAATCAAGAGAAATAATAGTTTAATGCAATAAAAGCAGGGTCATAGCCAGTGCTGTGATCCATAGTGGATCATATGTCAAAAGAAAAGTCAGTGATATGAATCCTGTGTTTAAATTTCACTACTGTGTTCCTCATGAggttttttgcattaattttgattttttaaattactgcatTAAACTAATATTtgtctgcattccttggcttgatAGCACTTCTTTAAATCTTCTGCCCAAAGAAGTGCCTCACTTGCCTCACCCTAGTCCCAAACCTGGAATCCTCCTCTCCTCGCAGGATCCTGTGTCAGTGAGATAACGTAGGAGCTGGGTATTATCTTGAGATAGCAAATGATGCTCCTCTGGAGGCAATTTCCTTATATCCCTTACCCTCCATTCAGATGCTAAATTGGCTTCTCAAATTCCACTCTCCAAAGGAAACTCAGAACAAAGAGTCAAATCCTTGGCTTTAAGTTGCAAAAGAGGCTTTGAAACACAGAGCAGGTTCTAAGAGAGAAATACTTTGTGTTAAGTCAAAAAGCTAGGCTTTGAACTTGGAGAGCCGGGAGCTGATGCTGTAAGCCCTGGAGCGAGGAAGCGTGTGTCATCACAGAAGTCAAGATCCCACCCAACGGGAGCTGAAGGCTCAACaggcaggcaggagagaagggggcagggggtgggggggaggaggcAGAGCCACATTCCTAAACATGGATGCTGGCCCGGGCTGAGCCTGAGGGTGCCATGAAAAGATCCCAAGTGGgccttccctgttgactcagtggtaaagaatctgcctgccaatacaggggttactggttcg from Bos indicus x Bos taurus breed Angus x Brahman F1 hybrid chromosome 29, Bos_hybrid_MaternalHap_v2.0, whole genome shotgun sequence carries:
- the LRRC10B gene encoding leucine-rich repeat-containing protein 10B, which produces MGIAESTPDELPSDAEEQLRNGEQQLELSGRRLRRLPSAVCALSRLQKLYVSGTGLRELPEEIEELRELRILALDFNKLERLPDGLCRLPRLTRLYLGSNRLLALPADFAQLQSLRCLWIEGNFLRRFPRPLLRLVALQSLQMGDNRLRALPAELPRMTGLRGLWLYGNRFEEFPPALLRMGRLHILDLDRNRLGGFPDLHPLRALRVFSYDHNPVTGPPRVADTVFLVGEGAVERMAERDEPTPRPPPRRPARVFDDEEEEDLLIGGGSSQALGAPGDSLRALEAAPGLGT